Proteins co-encoded in one Spirosoma endbachense genomic window:
- a CDS encoding DHH family phosphoesterase, whose product MQDIEAIGAVIGQPLSGTAQTVLITTHQNPDADAMGSSLGLAGYLRKKGHRVTVVTPTDYGQNLYWMPGNDDVIAFDEKVRVTVAQLMEEADVIFCLDFSSLDRIRDLAPMVRQSRARKILIDHHLEPEAFADLALWDPSAAATAELVFRLIVQLGDKDLLDIPIAECLYSGLMTDTGSFRHSNTTGDVHRMAAELLDLKIDVSSIHRRIFDNVSLDKFRLLGYVLNEKLKVVPEYKFAYITLTDAELKQYRSKTGDTEGMVNYALSVEGVVMAAILIDRNDEIRLSFRSIGDFSVRELSSKHFNGGGHRNAAGGRSKLSLAETEKKLLTILPQYQQQLLETV is encoded by the coding sequence ATGCAAGATATTGAAGCAATTGGTGCAGTTATCGGACAACCGCTGAGTGGTACCGCCCAAACTGTGCTGATTACAACTCACCAGAATCCTGACGCTGATGCTATGGGATCATCGCTGGGTTTGGCGGGTTACCTCCGCAAAAAAGGTCACCGCGTGACAGTTGTCACCCCTACCGACTACGGGCAAAATCTGTATTGGATGCCGGGTAATGATGACGTCATTGCCTTCGACGAGAAAGTTCGGGTAACAGTGGCCCAATTAATGGAAGAGGCCGATGTGATCTTTTGTCTCGACTTCTCGAGCCTGGACCGCATCCGCGATCTGGCGCCCATGGTGCGTCAGTCACGCGCCCGTAAGATCCTGATCGATCACCATCTCGAACCGGAAGCATTCGCTGACCTGGCTCTTTGGGACCCAAGTGCTGCTGCCACCGCCGAGCTTGTTTTCCGGCTAATTGTGCAGTTAGGCGACAAAGATCTACTCGACATTCCTATTGCCGAGTGTTTGTATTCGGGACTGATGACCGACACGGGTTCTTTTCGCCACTCGAATACAACCGGTGATGTGCATCGCATGGCGGCTGAGCTGCTCGATCTTAAGATCGATGTAAGCAGCATTCACCGACGTATTTTCGACAATGTATCGCTTGATAAGTTTCGGCTATTAGGTTATGTCCTAAACGAAAAGTTGAAAGTAGTACCCGAGTATAAATTTGCCTATATCACCCTAACTGACGCCGAACTAAAGCAGTATCGATCCAAAACGGGCGATACGGAAGGCATGGTCAACTATGCACTGTCGGTAGAAGGCGTGGTGATGGCTGCAATTTTGATTGACCGTAACGATGAAATTCGTCTCTCTTTTCGTTCAATCGGCGATTTTTCAGTTCGCGAGCTGTCAAGCAAACACTTTAATGGCGGAGGCCATCGAAATGCTGCCGGTGGACGATCTAAGTTGTCGTTGGCCGAAACCGAGAAAAAACTTTTAACAATACTCCCTCAGTATCAACAACAGTTGCTGGAGACTGTCTGA
- a CDS encoding FKBP-type peptidyl-prolyl cis-trans isomerase has protein sequence MSLKNFGKAALIVAVVAACGKNRVQVTENGLKYQIHEQADSPRKGKVGDILSLHLTLLNNKDSVLRDTHKEGAPFQMLLQVPPFKGSYEEGLTMLGKGDSATFYVSADSLFTRAMQPLPPGVQKGTDIGIAVKVMNVQSEDEYKKSQAADFEKQKGVDAKTIENYVAKNGLAGKAQKTESGVYYVVTQPGGGPTPSRGDVVQVHYTGKLLDGKVFDSSKTNPQAGGKPVQFPVGVGQVIPGWEEGVMKMHKGEKATLIIPSTMAYGPRGNQGIPPNSVLLFDIELVDIQKGQPGQPGMPQPGMPQPGR, from the coding sequence ATGTCTCTTAAAAATTTCGGGAAAGCCGCCCTGATTGTCGCTGTAGTAGCGGCTTGCGGTAAAAACCGCGTTCAGGTAACGGAAAACGGCCTGAAGTACCAAATCCATGAGCAGGCTGACAGCCCTCGGAAAGGAAAAGTCGGTGACATCCTCAGCCTTCACCTGACTCTGCTCAACAACAAAGATTCTGTCTTGCGTGATACGCATAAAGAAGGCGCCCCCTTCCAGATGCTGTTGCAAGTCCCACCATTTAAAGGAAGCTACGAAGAAGGCCTCACAATGCTTGGCAAAGGTGACAGCGCAACCTTCTATGTAAGCGCCGATTCGCTGTTTACACGGGCTATGCAGCCACTACCTCCGGGGGTACAGAAAGGTACAGACATTGGTATCGCGGTAAAAGTCATGAATGTGCAGTCGGAAGACGAGTACAAAAAGTCTCAGGCTGCTGACTTTGAAAAGCAAAAAGGGGTCGATGCTAAAACCATCGAGAATTACGTTGCCAAAAACGGTTTGGCAGGTAAAGCCCAGAAGACCGAATCAGGCGTTTATTACGTAGTTACTCAACCGGGTGGTGGACCTACGCCCTCTCGTGGCGACGTTGTACAGGTGCATTACACGGGTAAACTGCTGGACGGCAAAGTATTCGACAGTTCTAAAACGAATCCGCAGGCAGGTGGCAAACCCGTACAGTTCCCGGTTGGTGTCGGTCAGGTAATTCCTGGTTGGGAAGAAGGTGTCATGAAAATGCACAAAGGCGAAAAAGCCACGCTGATTATTCCATCCACAATGGCTTATGGCCCACGTGGTAATCAGGGTATTCCACCAAATTCTGTATTGCTGTTTGATATTGAACTGGTAGATATTCAAAAAGGACAACCTGGTCAACCCGGAATGCCACAACCGGGAATGCCACAGCCAGGCCGGTAA
- the rdgB gene encoding RdgB/HAM1 family non-canonical purine NTP pyrophosphatase produces the protein MELCFATNNQHKLEEVSAWLGDAFQLKTLSDIGCTDELPETTGTIPGNSRQKADYVWINFGVSCFADDSGLEVEALNGEPGVDSAFYSGSRDAANNIKKLLTNLDGEANRKARFITVFTLLLHGIEHQFEGIVEGQILLEPRGAGGFGYDPVFLPDGHDRTFAEMSIQEKNAISHRSRALTKMVAYLKEQVFS, from the coding sequence ATGGAGCTTTGCTTTGCAACAAACAACCAACACAAATTAGAGGAAGTATCGGCCTGGCTAGGCGATGCATTTCAACTCAAAACGCTCAGCGATATTGGCTGCACCGACGAATTACCCGAAACGACGGGAACAATTCCTGGCAATTCGCGTCAAAAAGCTGACTATGTCTGGATTAATTTTGGTGTCTCCTGCTTTGCTGACGATTCAGGACTTGAAGTAGAAGCCCTGAACGGCGAACCGGGTGTCGATAGTGCTTTTTATTCCGGTAGTCGTGATGCGGCAAATAATATTAAAAAGTTATTGACGAATTTAGACGGAGAAGCGAACCGGAAGGCACGATTCATTACCGTCTTTACGCTTCTCCTTCATGGTATCGAGCATCAGTTTGAAGGGATTGTCGAAGGGCAGATCTTACTGGAACCGCGTGGTGCAGGCGGGTTTGGTTACGATCCCGTTTTTTTACCCGATGGCCATGACCGTACGTTTGCCGAAATGAGCATTCAGGAGAAGAATGCAATAAGCCATCGGTCGCGCGCGCTGACCAAGATGGTTGCCTATTTGAAAGAACAGGTATTTTCGTAG
- a CDS encoding peptidylprolyl isomerase, with amino-acid sequence MSVINKIRERSGLAVGIIAVSLILFIVGGDLLGGRSLLFGGNQQKVGEIAGQSIDYQEFNAKVDELRAQFEQQTGRAPAEQDMGQLREQAWNQLLFEIAYQKEFDKLGLKVSPEELVDMVQGNNISPAVRQAFTNPQTGVFDKSTIINYLKGLKNLPPQQQAAWASFEKNLSSDRLREKYESLMRLSVFATTAEAQKEYQAQNSKADVKLLFVPYYTINDTTVKVTDSQLQDYLNKHKDEYPGANTRSLQYVTFSVAPSKEDSATLYNQIKSLARGLGAAQNDSAFALQNSDVRVPLYITAGEMPEQLRSSIPTFSPGGIYGPFREGNTYFIYKYGGSKKDTSFTARASHILIRATAQTDSAKADARRRAEGILKQIQGGASFEALAQTNSADGSAQNGGDLGYFKNNGQMVKPFEAAVFGTTSAGLIPRIIETDFGYHIIKVTQPKTDVLYRIAGIGKTIAPSQTTRDEALRKADQFAADVRTKEAFNAKVKEDKSIVVATADRVPENASNINALADARSIVRWAFDDKTDLNSVSEPFEVGDQYVIAVLTNKTDKDEVKVEDYRAELTAKVRNELKGQQIISKLGNASGTFEAIAQKYGSGALVETVEDVNLATGFLRSAGVDPVALGTAFGLKPGKRSKPFAGEGGVLMVETTQLTPAPAVADYALYKTQIQQNNTSRTGFYINEAIKEAAKVEDRRAKFY; translated from the coding sequence ATGTCTGTCATTAACAAGATCAGAGAACGTTCAGGACTGGCCGTAGGCATTATCGCCGTCAGCCTGATTCTGTTCATTGTGGGGGGGGATTTGCTCGGCGGCCGTAGTTTGCTGTTCGGCGGAAACCAACAGAAGGTTGGCGAAATTGCTGGCCAATCCATTGATTATCAAGAGTTCAATGCCAAGGTTGACGAACTCCGGGCGCAATTTGAGCAACAAACGGGCCGTGCTCCTGCTGAGCAGGATATGGGCCAGCTCCGCGAACAAGCCTGGAATCAGTTACTGTTTGAAATTGCCTATCAGAAAGAGTTCGATAAACTCGGTCTGAAAGTGTCGCCCGAAGAACTGGTAGACATGGTACAGGGTAATAACATCAGCCCAGCCGTTCGGCAGGCATTTACGAACCCCCAGACGGGCGTATTCGATAAAAGCACCATTATCAATTACCTGAAAGGGTTAAAAAACCTGCCCCCACAACAACAGGCGGCCTGGGCAAGCTTTGAAAAAAATCTGAGTTCAGATCGGTTGCGTGAGAAATACGAGAGTCTGATGCGTTTGTCGGTATTTGCCACAACGGCCGAAGCGCAGAAAGAATACCAGGCTCAAAACTCGAAAGCAGATGTGAAGCTCCTGTTTGTGCCCTACTACACCATCAACGATACGACGGTGAAGGTAACGGATTCGCAATTGCAGGATTACCTGAACAAGCATAAAGACGAGTACCCAGGTGCCAATACCCGCTCGCTTCAGTATGTAACGTTCTCGGTGGCTCCCTCAAAAGAAGACAGTGCCACGCTTTACAATCAGATCAAATCATTGGCTCGTGGTCTTGGCGCTGCTCAAAATGACTCTGCCTTTGCGCTTCAGAACAGCGATGTTCGGGTGCCGCTATACATAACAGCCGGTGAAATGCCGGAACAGCTTCGTTCTTCGATTCCGACATTCTCGCCGGGCGGTATTTACGGCCCATTCCGCGAAGGAAATACATACTTCATTTATAAGTATGGCGGTAGCAAGAAAGATACCAGCTTTACGGCTCGTGCCAGCCACATTCTGATTCGTGCAACGGCTCAAACCGATTCGGCTAAGGCTGATGCTCGTCGGAGAGCGGAAGGTATTCTGAAGCAGATTCAGGGCGGTGCAAGCTTTGAGGCTCTGGCTCAGACCAATAGTGCTGACGGATCGGCTCAGAACGGTGGCGATTTAGGCTATTTTAAAAACAATGGCCAAATGGTGAAACCCTTTGAAGCAGCTGTTTTTGGTACTACATCTGCTGGCCTGATACCTCGTATCATTGAAACCGATTTCGGTTATCACATTATTAAAGTAACGCAGCCTAAGACCGATGTGCTTTATCGCATCGCTGGTATTGGCAAAACGATCGCACCAAGCCAGACAACACGCGACGAAGCCTTACGCAAGGCGGACCAGTTCGCTGCTGACGTGCGTACCAAAGAAGCGTTCAACGCTAAAGTGAAGGAAGATAAATCGATTGTTGTTGCTACCGCCGATCGAGTTCCTGAAAATGCCAGCAATATTAATGCATTAGCTGATGCCCGTTCGATCGTTCGCTGGGCATTCGATGACAAAACCGATCTTAACTCGGTATCCGAACCGTTTGAAGTTGGTGATCAATATGTAATTGCTGTTTTGACCAACAAGACCGATAAAGATGAGGTAAAGGTTGAGGACTACCGGGCTGAGTTGACTGCTAAAGTTCGGAATGAACTCAAAGGTCAACAGATCATCAGTAAGCTTGGCAATGCCAGCGGTACATTCGAAGCGATTGCTCAGAAATACGGATCTGGTGCTTTGGTTGAAACTGTAGAAGACGTAAATCTGGCAACCGGGTTCCTGCGTAGCGCCGGAGTTGACCCTGTTGCCTTAGGTACCGCTTTCGGTCTCAAGCCAGGAAAACGCTCGAAGCCGTTCGCTGGTGAGGGTGGTGTGTTAATGGTAGAAACGACCCAGTTAACACCTGCTCCTGCTGTTGCGGATTATGCGCTCTACAAAACACAGATTCAACAGAACAATACATCGCGTACAGGATTCTACATTAACGAAGCTATCAAAGAAGCCGCTAAAGTAGAAGATCGTCGCGCTAAGTTCTATTGA
- a CDS encoding DUF3291 domain-containing protein has protein sequence MSSPVVTVTVFHYRPLARFHAFANMGRFLMKPARKDGLLFSKLMGSGKNFGLIPDFSTYVFLAVWENDTFADAFSQTHTYQLLQAGVAQSGTLYLRPQRTHGLWNGQNPFLPIPQAFTPGHLPESPVAVLTRATIHSFALLDFWRHVPQARQRLHDHQDNLLFGIGVGEVPLVQQCTISIWRNSAAVEQYAYRQSGHKEIVQLTRQRQWYREELFARFSVLKAEGALFADIQQVMSTN, from the coding sequence ATGTCATCACCCGTCGTTACGGTCACAGTTTTTCATTATCGACCTCTTGCCCGATTTCACGCGTTTGCCAACATGGGCCGTTTCCTGATGAAACCAGCTCGGAAAGATGGATTGCTGTTCAGTAAGCTAATGGGTAGCGGGAAAAACTTTGGTCTGATTCCTGATTTTTCAACGTACGTTTTTTTAGCCGTTTGGGAGAACGACACCTTCGCTGACGCATTTTCGCAAACGCATACCTACCAACTTCTCCAAGCAGGAGTTGCTCAATCGGGTACACTTTATCTCCGGCCCCAACGTACACATGGCTTATGGAATGGCCAAAACCCGTTTCTGCCGATTCCACAAGCCTTTACGCCGGGTCATTTACCTGAATCTCCGGTAGCCGTGCTCACACGGGCTACCATTCATTCGTTTGCTCTGCTGGATTTCTGGCGACATGTGCCACAGGCTCGCCAACGGCTTCACGATCATCAGGATAACCTATTGTTTGGCATTGGCGTAGGCGAAGTGCCACTTGTTCAGCAATGTACGATTAGCATCTGGCGAAATTCAGCGGCTGTCGAACAATACGCCTATCGCCAGAGTGGTCATAAAGAAATCGTCCAGCTGACACGGCAACGGCAATGGTATCGGGAAGAATTATTTGCTCGTTTTTCTGTACTGAAAGCAGAAGGTGCGCTATTTGCAGACATTCAGCAGGTAATGTCTACTAACTAG
- a CDS encoding sll1863 family stress response protein, giving the protein MKKSQLGLTQLKHIAGMVMLVASLALLQACGSDGKKESRTEDALEKTGDAIEADTKEATADAKEDLKDAAEKADEKKDEAAADFKRERDEAVAKMNVQKEKLDAKIDELRADIKRSGAKAKAESKEQLAKLEDERKELGNDIDKAKNATVDAWKDVKVGFKRAGREIGDAFDKAGDKLDKDKN; this is encoded by the coding sequence ATGAAAAAGTCTCAACTGGGTTTAACCCAACTCAAACACATTGCTGGCATGGTTATGCTGGTTGCGTCGCTGGCCCTTCTACAGGCCTGTGGCTCGGATGGTAAAAAAGAGTCACGTACAGAAGACGCATTAGAAAAAACGGGGGATGCGATTGAAGCGGATACCAAAGAGGCTACTGCCGACGCAAAGGAAGATTTAAAAGATGCTGCTGAAAAGGCCGACGAGAAAAAAGACGAAGCAGCCGCCGATTTTAAACGTGAGCGTGATGAGGCTGTGGCTAAAATGAATGTTCAGAAAGAGAAATTAGACGCTAAAATTGATGAACTGCGCGCGGATATAAAGCGCAGTGGGGCGAAAGCAAAGGCAGAATCTAAAGAACAGCTGGCCAAACTCGAAGATGAACGTAAAGAGTTAGGAAACGATATCGACAAGGCGAAAAACGCGACAGTTGATGCCTGGAAAGATGTAAAAGTTGGTTTTAAACGCGCCGGCCGTGAAATAGGTGATGCTTTTGATAAGGCTGGTGATAAACTGGATAAAGACAAAAACTAA
- a CDS encoding thioredoxin family protein, which yields MNCWLRLSLVLWLTLGASVETFAQLPKGYTIGDAVADFRLKNIDSRTISLGDYRSQKGLIVVFSSNHCPFSKAYEDRLIALDRKFASQGYPVLAIMPNDPTAYEDDSFENMKNRARDKGYSYAYTMDETQGVARAFGATRTPEVFVLKQTGGQFILEYIGTIDDSPQDGGNVQRRYVEEAVTSLLAGRPVQSPLTKPIGCAIKWKN from the coding sequence ATGAACTGTTGGTTACGCCTGTCTCTAGTACTGTGGCTGACTTTGGGAGCATCGGTCGAAACATTCGCCCAGTTACCCAAAGGCTACACCATTGGCGATGCAGTAGCCGACTTTCGACTAAAGAATATCGATAGCCGAACCATATCACTTGGCGATTATCGTTCACAAAAAGGACTGATCGTTGTTTTTTCCAGCAACCACTGCCCTTTTTCGAAGGCATACGAAGATCGACTCATTGCGTTAGATCGAAAATTTGCCTCGCAGGGTTATCCGGTACTGGCTATTATGCCCAATGACCCGACTGCCTATGAAGATGATTCATTTGAGAATATGAAGAACCGCGCCCGCGATAAGGGCTACTCGTATGCCTACACGATGGACGAAACGCAGGGCGTTGCCCGGGCATTCGGGGCTACCCGAACGCCGGAAGTGTTTGTTCTAAAACAGACAGGCGGTCAATTTATTCTCGAATACATCGGTACGATCGACGATAGCCCGCAGGATGGAGGTAATGTGCAACGCCGGTACGTTGAGGAGGCAGTTACCAGTCTGCTGGCGGGTCGGCCTGTTCAGTCACCATTGACAAAGCCGATTGGTTGCGCGATTAAATGGAAGAATTAA
- a CDS encoding TetR/AcrR family transcriptional regulator: protein MGITERKEREREEMRKLILDGAQKLFLANGYEKVSIRNIADEIEYSPATIYLYYKDKNELLFALHQRGFVKMVSEFQPLLMLNDPFEKLVGMGRSYIRFAVENPELFDLMFIMTAPMDKLDKEDWVEGDQAFGLLMQVVQECMDAGIFQQHNVQATSMMIWSSIHGYTALFLRKRLGMFPECDRQLIMDDAFNLFCDTLRRGL, encoded by the coding sequence ATGGGTATTACAGAACGGAAAGAACGAGAGCGAGAGGAGATGCGTAAGCTAATTCTGGATGGAGCCCAAAAGCTCTTTCTGGCCAATGGTTATGAGAAAGTCAGCATCCGAAACATTGCAGACGAAATCGAATATAGCCCGGCTACCATATATCTGTATTATAAAGACAAAAATGAATTATTGTTTGCCCTGCACCAGCGCGGCTTCGTTAAAATGGTTTCAGAATTTCAGCCATTGCTTATGCTGAATGACCCTTTTGAGAAACTGGTTGGCATGGGTCGCTCTTATATCCGATTTGCTGTCGAAAACCCGGAACTCTTTGATCTGATGTTTATTATGACAGCCCCAATGGATAAACTGGATAAAGAAGATTGGGTTGAAGGTGATCAGGCATTTGGCCTCCTTATGCAGGTTGTTCAGGAGTGTATGGATGCAGGCATTTTTCAACAACACAATGTGCAGGCAACCTCTATGATGATCTGGAGTTCCATTCACGGTTACACAGCCCTATTTCTGCGCAAGCGGCTGGGTATGTTTCCAGAATGCGACCGCCAGCTGATCATGGACGATGCATTTAACCTGTTTTGTGACACATTACGGCGGGGCTTATAA
- a CDS encoding TolC family protein yields MKLILRRIRYLGFLFPLSLIAQPVPSTVLETYIREGLANNLALRQESLEISRVTESLNQAKSFFYPRVAFNPTYSVAAGGRRLEFPVGDLLNPAYKTLNQLTGSDRFPTNIENVNQLLAPNNFHDTKISVNYALFNTDIQYNYLIQKELVSAQEARKRVVENELRYNIATAYYQYLQTLDAIQIFENSHKVLQELARLNEKLVSNNVATREVVTSARYEISKVDQQLAVAEKNRETARAYFNFLLNRDLTAVIEVDSSLVKILPESKENLTDLQQTALHGRQELAQLGGSLRAAQTAVRLNEANAKIPNVYIGGNTGFQGFGYSFQNQAYVVAQLGLQWDLFRGYEKRSKIQQAKIQTNALQTRLAEVQRQIQLQVLQAYYDLDAATQSLVATQSGMLNADQTFRVIDSKYRNGQALLIEFLRYQNDRLTAQFQHSVARMDVLVKRAALDRAVAVQ; encoded by the coding sequence ATGAAACTCATTCTCAGACGTATTCGCTATCTGGGGTTCTTGTTTCCCTTATCACTGATAGCCCAGCCCGTTCCGTCGACAGTTCTGGAAACGTATATTCGAGAAGGACTGGCTAATAACCTGGCTCTTCGGCAGGAGTCGCTCGAAATCAGCCGCGTCACCGAATCGCTCAACCAGGCGAAGTCGTTCTTCTACCCTCGTGTTGCCTTCAATCCAACCTATTCTGTGGCAGCGGGTGGCCGTCGACTGGAGTTTCCGGTTGGCGATTTGCTCAATCCGGCCTATAAAACCCTTAATCAACTGACGGGTTCCGACCGTTTCCCGACAAACATCGAGAACGTCAATCAATTACTTGCTCCCAACAACTTTCACGACACAAAAATTAGTGTCAACTACGCCCTATTCAATACCGATATTCAATATAATTACCTCATTCAAAAAGAGTTAGTATCAGCACAGGAAGCCAGGAAGCGGGTGGTCGAAAACGAATTGCGGTACAACATTGCCACCGCTTATTACCAATACCTGCAAACGCTCGATGCCATTCAGATTTTCGAGAATTCGCATAAAGTGCTTCAGGAATTGGCACGTCTGAACGAAAAACTGGTAAGCAACAACGTGGCGACCAGAGAAGTCGTGACTTCGGCCCGTTATGAGATTAGTAAGGTCGATCAACAACTGGCGGTAGCTGAAAAGAACCGCGAAACGGCACGCGCTTACTTCAATTTTCTGCTTAACCGCGACCTGACGGCGGTAATAGAGGTCGATTCATCGCTCGTAAAAATTCTCCCGGAGTCGAAAGAGAACCTTACCGATCTCCAGCAAACGGCGCTACACGGGCGGCAGGAACTGGCTCAGTTAGGGGGTTCATTACGAGCCGCTCAGACGGCAGTGCGGCTCAATGAGGCCAATGCCAAAATACCGAATGTGTATATAGGAGGCAACACGGGCTTTCAGGGTTTTGGCTACTCGTTCCAGAATCAGGCCTATGTAGTTGCTCAGTTGGGTTTACAGTGGGATTTGTTTCGGGGCTATGAAAAACGTTCGAAAATCCAGCAGGCGAAAATCCAGACGAATGCCCTTCAAACCCGGCTGGCAGAAGTTCAACGCCAGATCCAGCTACAGGTTTTACAGGCCTACTACGATCTGGATGCCGCTACCCAAAGTCTGGTGGCTACCCAAAGCGGTATGCTCAATGCCGACCAGACGTTTCGGGTTATCGACAGCAAGTATCGAAATGGGCAGGCCTTGCTCATCGAATTTTTGCGCTATCAGAACGACCGTTTGACGGCACAGTTTCAGCATTCTGTGGCTCGCATGGACGTACTCGTGAAGCGGGCCGCGCTCGATCGGGCGGTAGCCGTACAGTGA
- a CDS encoding DUF3995 domain-containing protein translates to MIPASLNALILFLICGIHMYWGLGGRWGLRAAVPERNGTKTLQPGPFSTLAVAIIFGCMALFYLYKIGRLPAAGSLIPNWLNRYGLWLLAGIFLLRAIGDFRYVGFFKRVRNSRFAYLDTRIYSPLCLLLSINTFLLIAFSVKS, encoded by the coding sequence ATGATACCCGCTTCGTTAAATGCGCTGATCCTGTTCCTGATTTGTGGGATTCATATGTATTGGGGCTTAGGTGGTCGTTGGGGACTACGGGCAGCCGTACCTGAACGCAATGGAACAAAAACCCTGCAACCTGGGCCGTTCTCTACGCTGGCGGTGGCTATCATTTTTGGCTGCATGGCCTTATTTTATCTATACAAAATTGGCAGGCTCCCAGCAGCGGGTTCACTCATTCCGAACTGGTTAAATCGATACGGGCTCTGGCTCCTGGCGGGCATTTTTTTACTTCGGGCAATCGGCGATTTTCGCTATGTCGGCTTTTTCAAACGGGTCCGCAACAGCCGATTTGCCTATCTGGACACCCGGATTTACTCGCCCCTGTGTCTTCTGCTGAGCATTAACACCTTTCTGCTTATCGCATTTTCCGTAAAATCATGA
- a CDS encoding efflux RND transporter periplasmic adaptor subunit, with translation MKTLHIFLFFSLTVALWACGSKAEQKPAGTPPTETTADDAVVPIKLTPVSTVVRAEPVVASGLVSSAQEARMSFKVGGIIDRMFVEEGQSVRKGQLLATLDLTEINAQVSQAQFANEKAERDLGRVKSLYADTAATLEQLQNATTGTNVAKQNLTIAQFNRNYAQIRSTVDGTVTRKITNAGEYIAPGGSVYLISSSRPNDWVARVGVSDKDWARLRLGNKASITLDAYPDKTFSGTISELAQAADPVNKLYEVEVHISPSGVKFAPGLFAKVTLVPAQSRSYVVVPVEAIVEGNGKDGFVYVLTDGHQGAGPFHVRKTPVQVGFLDGDKVLLTNGLTGVKEVVTAGSAYLTEESSVVVK, from the coding sequence ATGAAAACACTACACATCTTCCTATTCTTCTCATTAACTGTTGCACTATGGGCGTGTGGCAGTAAAGCCGAGCAAAAACCGGCTGGAACGCCCCCGACCGAAACGACAGCCGACGATGCGGTCGTTCCCATCAAACTCACGCCAGTCAGTACGGTCGTACGGGCCGAACCGGTGGTGGCTTCGGGATTGGTTTCATCAGCCCAGGAAGCCAGGATGTCTTTCAAAGTTGGGGGAATCATCGATCGAATGTTTGTGGAAGAAGGCCAGAGCGTTCGTAAAGGGCAATTGCTGGCGACACTCGATCTGACCGAAATCAACGCACAGGTGAGCCAGGCACAGTTCGCTAACGAAAAAGCAGAACGCGACCTTGGCCGGGTTAAAAGCCTGTATGCCGATACAGCAGCTACACTCGAGCAACTTCAAAACGCGACGACTGGCACAAACGTAGCGAAGCAGAACCTCACGATCGCACAGTTTAACCGCAACTACGCCCAGATCCGCTCAACAGTGGATGGAACGGTAACCCGAAAAATTACCAATGCCGGAGAGTATATCGCCCCCGGTGGCTCGGTCTACCTGATTTCGTCAAGCCGCCCGAATGACTGGGTAGCGCGGGTTGGTGTATCGGATAAAGACTGGGCACGGCTTCGGCTCGGCAATAAGGCTAGCATCACACTGGATGCCTACCCCGACAAAACGTTCAGTGGCACCATTAGCGAACTTGCTCAGGCCGCCGATCCTGTCAATAAACTTTATGAAGTGGAAGTACACATCAGTCCTTCCGGGGTAAAGTTTGCTCCTGGACTCTTCGCCAAAGTAACGCTTGTCCCTGCACAAAGCAGGAGTTATGTTGTAGTGCCGGTTGAAGCCATTGTTGAAGGAAACGGCAAAGATGGCTTTGTCTATGTGCTAACTGATGGTCACCAGGGCGCGGGACCGTTTCACGTCCGCAAAACACCCGTTCAGGTTGGTTTTCTGGACGGCGATAAGGTGCTGTTGACAAATGGGCTCACGGGTGTAAAAGAGGTTGTGACCGCCGGATCGGCCTATTTGACGGAAGAATCAAGCGTAGTTGTGAAATAA